Proteins encoded within one genomic window of Legionella sp. PC997:
- a CDS encoding DUF4949 domain-containing protein — protein sequence MSLRVTLTSAAVALVLTGSAFAEEPVCPKLSDIQSVGITMASQLAYNYYIGYSVNHYNTSSSWGFAIGPVEAKSEEETIEITNDILADLTAPGIPESGQGDEIVCLYETNDPDLFAVAIKDYEEMSPMKFKQYIHKAH from the coding sequence ATGTCTTTAAGAGTTACTTTAACCTCAGCTGCAGTTGCCTTAGTACTCACCGGATCTGCTTTTGCCGAAGAACCTGTCTGCCCTAAATTGAGTGATATTCAATCGGTAGGAATTACAATGGCTTCGCAACTGGCTTATAATTATTATATTGGTTATTCAGTCAACCATTACAATACTTCTTCGAGCTGGGGATTTGCTATTGGGCCTGTAGAAGCAAAATCTGAAGAAGAAACTATAGAAATCACTAATGACATTTTAGCAGATTTGACTGCTCCAGGGATTCCAGAGTCAGGTCAAGGTGATGAAATAGTATGCCTCTACGAAACAAATGATCCAGATCTTTTTGCAGTAGCAATAAAAGACTATGAAGAAATGTCACCTATGAAGTTCAAACAATATATACATAAAGCTCATTAG
- a CDS encoding APC family permease, with product MPLLDRILGKPLSLRSKKKQALSIATGVPALGLDSLSSTAYGPEAMLTALLPAGLIGLHYFFTLSLLVVFVLMFLYSSYLQTAAAYPEKGGAYVVASDNLGKKYGLGAAISLILDYLLNVTVGISAGVAAIVSAIPSLHPYTLTLCLVILLMITLFNLRGIRETGTLFLIPVVIFILSLFTALAIGLGDVWISGAQPQPLHHLEKLQTSSNETISFWMLLTAFAYGLTAMTGVEAVSNAVSLFRKPTVRNAQWTLTIIVGALALFLILIGYLCPAYHILAMNQNKPGYQTILSQIVEATTGKGVFYYISITSIFFVLAYSAQTSFSGFPRICRLLAEDNYLPHFFAERGRRLVFSAGIIILALFSAVILIVFKGITNNLIPLFAVGSFSAFLFSQVGMVVYWFRKENRHVRYKLIINAVGAVVTGIALVLIIITKFIEGAWIIVILAPTLAFLMHRIKHHYERIAQEIENPIQIDPLKLTPPIVIIPIHGLDLIAEKAVQFGMLLSDDITAVFIDAGYGGVEGLQELWHEKIEIPAKKAGKEIPRLEIIKSPYRRIYRPLLNFVSKVRKEKKNRLVALIIPELVEPKWYEYLLHNIHAPGLRALLFLERDPHTIVITIPWYLREN from the coding sequence ATGCCATTATTAGATAGAATTTTGGGAAAACCTCTTTCTTTAAGATCCAAGAAAAAACAAGCATTGTCTATAGCAACTGGAGTTCCTGCGCTTGGATTAGACTCCTTATCTTCAACGGCTTATGGCCCAGAGGCTATGCTCACTGCATTATTACCCGCAGGGCTCATAGGATTACATTATTTTTTTACCCTAAGTTTATTAGTCGTTTTTGTTCTTATGTTTTTGTATTCTTCCTATTTACAAACCGCCGCAGCGTATCCAGAAAAAGGGGGGGCATATGTAGTTGCAAGCGATAATTTGGGAAAGAAATATGGTTTAGGTGCAGCAATTTCATTAATATTGGATTATCTATTGAACGTAACCGTAGGAATCTCAGCTGGAGTAGCGGCTATAGTATCAGCTATTCCTTCATTACATCCTTACACACTTACTTTATGTCTTGTTATTTTACTGATGATTACCCTATTTAATTTGCGAGGTATTCGGGAAACAGGAACGCTTTTTTTGATCCCTGTCGTTATTTTTATCTTAAGCCTTTTCACAGCTTTGGCCATTGGTTTAGGAGATGTCTGGATTAGTGGAGCACAACCTCAGCCTCTACATCACCTAGAAAAATTACAAACGAGCTCTAATGAAACAATATCGTTTTGGATGTTATTAACTGCTTTTGCTTATGGATTGACTGCAATGACGGGGGTAGAAGCCGTGAGTAATGCAGTATCTTTATTTCGCAAACCCACAGTTCGAAATGCACAATGGACATTGACTATTATTGTAGGTGCCCTTGCTCTATTTTTAATACTCATTGGTTATCTTTGTCCCGCATATCATATTTTAGCGATGAATCAGAATAAGCCAGGCTATCAAACTATACTGTCCCAAATAGTTGAAGCAACCACTGGGAAAGGTGTTTTTTATTATATTTCCATTACTAGTATTTTTTTTGTCCTTGCCTATTCGGCACAAACTAGTTTCTCGGGTTTCCCTAGAATCTGTCGTTTACTAGCTGAAGATAATTATTTACCTCATTTTTTTGCTGAACGTGGACGACGCTTGGTCTTCTCAGCTGGAATAATTATCTTGGCCCTTTTTTCTGCCGTCATCCTGATTGTTTTTAAAGGAATCACGAATAATTTGATTCCTTTATTTGCTGTGGGTTCGTTTAGTGCCTTTCTCTTTTCTCAAGTCGGCATGGTCGTATATTGGTTTCGTAAGGAAAACCGACATGTTCGATATAAATTAATAATCAATGCAGTGGGCGCAGTGGTAACTGGAATTGCACTTGTTCTTATTATTATTACAAAATTTATTGAAGGAGCCTGGATAATCGTTATTCTTGCACCTACATTAGCATTTTTAATGCATCGTATTAAACATCATTACGAACGAATTGCTCAGGAAATTGAAAATCCCATACAAATTGACCCTTTGAAACTGACACCCCCGATAGTCATTATTCCAATACATGGTTTGGATTTGATTGCCGAAAAGGCAGTTCAATTTGGAATGCTTCTTTCTGATGATATAACGGCCGTTTTTATTGATGCAGGATATGGAGGTGTTGAGGGTTTGCAGGAACTTTGGCATGAAAAAATTGAAATACCCGCCAAAAAAGCAGGTAAAGAAATTCCTAGACTGGAAATTATTAAATCCCCCTATCGTCGTATTTATAGACCTTTATTAAATTTTGTAAGTAAAGTGAGAAAAGAGAAGAAAAATCGCCTCGTTGCTCTTATTATACCTGAGTTAGTAGAACCAAAATGGTATGAGTATTTGTTACACAACATTCATGCTCCAGGTCTACGCGCTTTGCTTTTTTTAGAAAGAGACCCCCATACGATTGTTATTACCATTCCATGGTATTTACGTGAGAACTAA
- a CDS encoding amidohydrolase family protein: MSNLFDAHLHIIDFRFPLVANQSYLPNEFTVDDYLNMAKPLRIIGGAVVSGSFQAFDQTYLINALNALGPNFVGVTQLPATVSDKKIIELNSQGIRGIRFNLKRGGSEQLIHLSAMAHRVYEIAKWHVELYVDPSEYIELADLLLSLPAVSIDHLGLSKNGLSILFNLVEHGVKVKASGFGRVDFDVAKALKTIASINPDALMFGTDLPSTRALYPFKKEDITLIRDSFDPWMANKILLTNAVNFYRLQLKY, from the coding sequence ATGAGTAACCTATTCGATGCGCATTTACATATTATTGATTTTCGTTTTCCTTTAGTTGCAAATCAATCGTATTTACCTAATGAGTTTACAGTTGATGATTATCTCAATATGGCAAAACCATTGCGCATTATTGGTGGAGCAGTGGTTTCAGGATCATTTCAAGCATTTGATCAAACGTATTTGATAAATGCTTTAAACGCATTGGGCCCAAACTTTGTTGGAGTAACTCAATTACCTGCCACAGTAAGTGATAAAAAAATCATTGAATTGAATTCTCAAGGTATACGAGGTATTCGGTTTAATCTGAAACGAGGTGGTTCAGAACAATTAATCCATTTAAGTGCAATGGCACACCGAGTATATGAGATCGCCAAATGGCATGTAGAGTTGTATGTTGATCCTTCGGAATATATTGAGTTAGCCGATTTATTGCTGAGCTTACCTGCTGTGAGCATAGACCATCTGGGGTTATCTAAAAATGGGCTTTCAATATTGTTCAATCTCGTTGAACACGGAGTAAAGGTCAAGGCATCAGGATTTGGCAGGGTTGATTTTGATGTAGCAAAGGCACTCAAAACAATCGCCTCAATTAATCCCGATGCTTTAATGTTCGGAACAGATCTTCCTTCAACACGCGCGCTATACCCTTTCAAAAAAGAAGACATTACTCTTATTAGGGATAGTTTTGATCCGTGGATGGCAAACAAAATTCTATTGACGAATGCAGTTAATTTTTATCGTTTACAGCTTAAATATTAA
- a CDS encoding DUF4949 domain-containing protein, whose product MSLGVKLSTLAAAFVLAGSAFANNACPNLNDLQAEGLSEVQQIGTNYFIGFSIGQFNSATWGFAIGPVQADTEDDALDVSNEILNNMATPGFPLELDNDTLVCLYDTGNPYVYSVAVRDYAISPMKLKQYLLKAHK is encoded by the coding sequence ATGTCTTTAGGAGTAAAATTATCAACCTTAGCAGCAGCGTTCGTTCTTGCTGGTTCTGCTTTCGCAAATAACGCCTGTCCCAATCTGAATGATCTTCAAGCTGAAGGACTCTCAGAAGTTCAACAGATCGGTACTAACTATTTCATTGGTTTCTCTATCGGTCAATTCAACTCAGCTACTTGGGGCTTTGCTATTGGACCCGTACAAGCAGATACAGAAGATGATGCTTTAGATGTTTCAAATGAAATTTTAAATAACATGGCTACTCCTGGATTTCCTTTAGAACTGGATAATGACACATTAGTTTGTTTATATGACACAGGCAATCCCTATGTTTATTCTGTTGCGGTAAGAGATTACGCAATCAGCCCAATGAAATTAAAACAGTACTTACTAAAAGCGCATAAATAA
- the ftsL gene encoding cell division protein FtsL gives MNAAAKVINQGTLFNGQLADMHMSKSLYMLIILLVAVLVSALAVVYSTNSYRVTLSKVEQQEQLTHYLQLQWGQLLLEQASLATPARVEELATGKLQMVLPTSTNTYWLQAQQ, from the coding sequence ATGAACGCTGCAGCGAAAGTAATCAATCAAGGTACCTTATTTAATGGTCAACTAGCTGATATGCATATGTCAAAATCATTATACATGCTGATTATATTATTAGTTGCTGTGTTAGTGAGTGCTTTGGCTGTTGTATACAGTACCAATTCTTACCGAGTGACTTTAAGTAAAGTAGAACAACAAGAACAGTTAACACACTATTTACAGCTGCAATGGGGGCAATTACTCTTAGAACAAGCAAGTCTAGCTACACCAGCGCGAGTTGAAGAATTAGCTACTGGAAAATTACAAATGGTTTTACCAACATCCACAAATACGTATTGGTTACAAGCACAGCAGTAG
- a CDS encoding coiled coil protein: MPILKKLEPELVKALGIVKNFEEQYETLRVKGKDESLRDNKDAIKYVDDVIKRYKLIKATSPCSLDLKEQRESYLKLLKKHAAEVTVLSFSKPEEVASRLKELDFAPETIDSMIKGMEQAGTNEDTCIAILVSIITSEITLGSCGRNEHGHPSRSYHF, from the coding sequence ATGCCAATATTAAAAAAATTAGAGCCGGAACTTGTTAAGGCATTGGGCATAGTAAAAAATTTTGAAGAACAATACGAAACATTGCGTGTTAAGGGCAAAGATGAGTCGCTTAGAGATAATAAAGACGCTATTAAATACGTTGATGACGTAATTAAAAGATATAAATTAATCAAAGCCACATCTCCTTGCTCTTTAGACTTAAAAGAACAAAGAGAATCTTATCTTAAGTTATTGAAGAAACATGCCGCTGAAGTCACCGTGCTCTCCTTCTCTAAGCCAGAAGAGGTGGCTTCTCGACTTAAAGAACTAGATTTTGCTCCCGAAACAATTGACTCAATGATTAAAGGTATGGAACAAGCGGGAACTAATGAGGATACATGCATAGCAATTTTGGTATCAATAATCACAAGTGAAATTACACTCGGAAGCTGCGGAAGAAATGAACATGGGCATCCTAGTCGTAGTTATCATTTCTAA
- a CDS encoding site-2 protease family protein, with the protein MIEFTLIQKICIWAIPILFAITLHEAAHAYVAYRCGDTTAKMFGRLSLNPLRHIDPIGTVLIPLLVGVLTQFNFVIGYAKPVPINWNQFRHPRRDMILVTLAGPFANIIMAFIWAACDKIALILNPNTSMAVLFLYATAQAGIFINLILAALNLLPIPPLDGSRVVSSLLPPKQAMAYEKIEPYGFFILLILVFTGVLGMILNPLINLGLIALSSIFKI; encoded by the coding sequence ATGATAGAATTTACTTTAATTCAAAAAATATGTATTTGGGCCATCCCCATATTATTTGCCATCACCTTACATGAAGCAGCGCATGCCTACGTTGCATATCGTTGCGGCGATACCACCGCCAAAATGTTTGGCCGATTAAGTTTAAATCCTCTACGTCATATTGATCCGATTGGTACTGTCCTCATTCCTTTATTAGTTGGTGTTTTAACTCAATTTAATTTTGTCATTGGCTATGCAAAACCTGTCCCTATTAACTGGAACCAATTTCGACACCCCCGACGTGATATGATTTTGGTAACCCTTGCTGGACCCTTTGCAAATATTATTATGGCATTTATATGGGCTGCCTGTGATAAAATCGCGCTCATCTTAAATCCTAATACTTCCATGGCGGTGCTTTTTCTTTACGCGACAGCTCAAGCAGGTATATTTATTAATTTAATTTTGGCCGCATTAAATTTACTCCCAATTCCCCCTCTAGATGGAAGTCGAGTAGTCAGTAGCCTTTTACCCCCTAAACAAGCTATGGCCTACGAAAAAATAGAACCCTATGGTTTTTTTATTTTACTTATTTTAGTATTCACAGGGGTTCTGGGCATGATACTGAACCCGTTAATCAATCTAGGGCTTATTGCACTAAGCTCCATTTTTAAAATATGA
- the rsmH gene encoding 16S rRNA (cytosine(1402)-N(4))-methyltransferase RsmH: MAMHQSVLLHESIDGLAIKSGGIYFDGTFGRGGHSREILRHLNEQGRLYAIDKDLEAIAYASEHFGQDKRFHIFQGSFAKIEAFASEAGVLGKVDGILLDLGVSSPQLDNPERGFSFMQQGPLDMRMDLSQPMSAARFVNEAEAEEMASVFRLYGEERFAGRIAKAIVAARNVAPINTTLQLAEIVKEANPKWEKHKHPATRVFQAIRIYINQELNDLKSCLEQCLNVLAPKGRLAVISFHSLEDRIVKQFMRDKEEGDKPPPEVPIRYEALKTNFKRIGKAIMPKEVEVKENVRSRSAVLRIGEKLA; this comes from the coding sequence ATGGCAATGCATCAATCTGTATTACTTCATGAATCCATAGATGGCTTGGCAATTAAAAGCGGAGGCATCTATTTTGACGGTACTTTTGGCCGTGGAGGTCATAGTCGAGAAATTTTGCGTCATTTAAACGAACAAGGTCGTTTATATGCCATAGATAAAGATTTAGAAGCAATTGCATATGCCTCCGAACATTTTGGCCAAGATAAGCGTTTTCATATATTTCAAGGTTCCTTTGCAAAAATTGAAGCGTTTGCTAGCGAGGCTGGGGTGTTGGGAAAAGTAGATGGTATTTTGCTGGATTTAGGGGTGTCTTCACCACAATTGGATAATCCAGAAAGAGGTTTTAGTTTTATGCAGCAAGGACCATTGGATATGCGTATGGATTTATCTCAACCAATGAGTGCAGCACGATTTGTTAATGAAGCCGAAGCAGAGGAAATGGCTTCAGTTTTCAGATTATATGGTGAAGAACGTTTTGCAGGTCGTATTGCCAAGGCAATTGTTGCTGCCAGAAATGTAGCTCCTATTAACACAACTTTGCAATTGGCCGAAATTGTAAAAGAAGCAAATCCCAAATGGGAAAAACACAAACATCCAGCAACACGAGTGTTCCAAGCGATAAGAATTTATATAAATCAAGAGTTAAATGATTTAAAGAGCTGTCTAGAACAATGTCTAAATGTTCTAGCTCCTAAAGGCAGGTTGGCAGTGATTAGTTTTCACTCCCTGGAGGATCGCATAGTAAAACAATTTATGCGTGATAAAGAAGAAGGAGACAAGCCCCCCCCTGAGGTGCCCATTCGTTATGAAGCATTAAAAACTAATTTTAAAAGAATAGGTAAGGCGATTATGCCAAAAGAAGTTGAAGTTAAAGAGAATGTTAGATCTCGAAGTGCTGTACTTAGAATAGGGGAGAAATTAGCATGA
- a CDS encoding penicillin-binding protein 2, translating into MKNSTHLNRLIVVSTFFSLILLILIWRMVDLTVLHRQFLQGQGNARSLRVVDIPAHRGMIMDRNGTPLAISTPVESVWVNPKEFSPDKEQFMSLAEYLSLTPQQLSRKIVDAEKKELEFLYLQRQLPPPLAKKIKTLKIPGVNFQKEFKRYYPDSDSISQLIGFTNVDDQGLEGIELAYQDWLKGVVGKKRVIKDRLGRIIEELGVIKQPRPGRDMALSIDRRLQYLAYSELNKTVEEFAAKSGSVVVVDTENGEILAMANVPSYNPNSRGHYDKDTYRNRAVTDTFEPGSVIKTFSIASALETGLFTPSTIIDTNPSWMSVQGRTVRDIHNYGVLDVTGVLQHSSNVGVTKMVLASPPEQLIGLLQRCGFGQRTESTYPGESEGGIVSVKDAKPFVLATLSFGYGLSVTALQLAKANMVFANQGKLIPVTLLHNDPPTPGVQVMKPETAQQVLSMMEAVLGKDGTGKAARVPGYRVAGKTGTARVAGKDGYKDRKYTASFIGIAPVSKPKFVVVVIIHEPSRKGYYAAAVAAPLFAKVMSGALRLFNIPTDELVG; encoded by the coding sequence ATGAAAAACTCAACTCATTTAAACAGACTGATTGTAGTATCTACCTTTTTTTCTTTGATTTTACTCATTTTGATTTGGCGGATGGTGGATCTCACTGTGTTGCATCGCCAATTTCTCCAAGGACAAGGTAATGCCCGAAGTTTGCGTGTTGTAGATATTCCTGCACATCGAGGGATGATCATGGATAGGAATGGTACCCCTTTAGCAATCAGTACCCCTGTAGAATCAGTATGGGTAAATCCAAAGGAGTTTTCACCTGACAAAGAACAATTTATGTCTCTAGCTGAATATTTGAGTTTGACGCCTCAGCAATTAAGTAGAAAAATAGTAGATGCAGAGAAAAAAGAATTGGAATTTCTTTACTTACAAAGACAATTACCTCCTCCCTTGGCTAAAAAAATAAAAACGCTAAAAATCCCAGGTGTTAATTTTCAAAAAGAATTCAAACGTTATTATCCTGATTCGGATAGTATTTCCCAGTTAATTGGATTTACCAATGTCGATGATCAAGGTTTGGAAGGAATTGAGCTTGCTTATCAAGATTGGTTAAAGGGTGTTGTTGGTAAAAAAAGAGTAATTAAAGACCGTTTAGGCCGAATTATTGAAGAATTGGGTGTCATAAAACAGCCACGACCCGGACGGGATATGGCTTTGAGTATTGATAGGCGTTTACAATATTTAGCATACAGTGAATTAAATAAAACCGTCGAAGAATTTGCTGCAAAATCGGGTTCTGTGGTCGTAGTTGATACAGAAAATGGTGAAATTCTGGCTATGGCTAACGTCCCCTCCTATAATCCGAATTCGCGAGGGCATTACGATAAAGATACCTATAGAAATAGGGCAGTTACGGATACCTTTGAACCCGGTTCTGTTATTAAAACGTTTAGTATCGCCAGTGCCTTAGAAACGGGTTTATTTACACCGTCTACGATTATAGATACAAATCCGAGTTGGATGAGTGTTCAAGGGCGTACAGTTCGCGATATTCATAATTATGGGGTCCTCGATGTAACGGGTGTATTGCAACACTCAAGTAACGTAGGGGTTACGAAGATGGTTTTAGCAAGTCCTCCAGAACAATTGATTGGATTACTGCAACGCTGTGGTTTTGGACAACGAACTGAAAGTACTTATCCTGGAGAGAGTGAGGGAGGAATTGTTAGTGTTAAAGATGCAAAACCTTTTGTATTAGCTACATTAAGCTTTGGTTATGGATTGTCAGTTACAGCATTGCAATTAGCTAAAGCAAACATGGTTTTTGCAAATCAAGGTAAGTTGATTCCAGTCACGTTACTCCATAATGATCCACCAACTCCAGGCGTGCAGGTAATGAAACCTGAAACAGCGCAACAAGTATTGTCTATGATGGAAGCAGTTTTAGGAAAAGATGGTACGGGAAAAGCAGCAAGGGTACCCGGTTATCGGGTAGCAGGTAAAACCGGTACCGCAAGAGTAGCAGGAAAGGATGGTTATAAAGACCGAAAATATACTGCGAGTTTTATAGGTATTGCACCGGTATCAAAACCTAAGTTTGTTGTAGTGGTAATCATTCATGAACCTTCCCGTAAAGGTTATTATGCTGCAGCAGTTGCCGCTCCCTTGTTTGCTAAAGTGATGTCGGGAGCCTTGCGTTTGTTTAATATACCTACTGATGAGTTGGTAGGTTAA
- a CDS encoding NAD(P)-dependent oxidoreductase, protein MNVLADASLPGLDQAFPNPFNLTKYHHHDEITKLLPGQDVLLCRSTLKVNQSLLKNHCLQYVATASSGTDHLDHIWLDSQNIKIIDAKGSNAQAVADYVVACLALLEQQHLMHGDKAGIIGLGKVGTKVAARLQAADFKTITYDPLKAEREPDAFQSCSLEELYQVDLLCIHAELHNTHPYPSTNLINQNFLNQLKSGCVIINAARGGIVNEEELLHSTKPFIYCTDVYLNEPKIDKRIIDKSTICTPHIAGHSLEAKYAAVAMVSSALHHIAGLTLPQFAVPSLPQILSFKKDKPWYDTILKIYNPLNETLALKQAADKNSTFLNVRTNHQTRHDFSQYFADSILDYKTKLLLDI, encoded by the coding sequence ATGAATGTTCTTGCTGATGCCTCACTTCCTGGATTGGACCAGGCTTTCCCTAATCCGTTCAACTTAACGAAATATCATCACCACGATGAAATAACTAAGTTACTTCCCGGACAAGATGTTCTCCTGTGTCGTTCTACTCTCAAAGTCAATCAATCTTTATTAAAAAATCATTGTTTACAATATGTTGCTACTGCCAGTAGTGGTACTGATCACCTGGATCACATTTGGTTAGATTCTCAAAATATCAAAATAATTGATGCAAAAGGCTCTAATGCGCAAGCGGTTGCTGATTATGTGGTAGCCTGTCTTGCTTTGTTGGAACAACAGCATCTTATGCATGGGGATAAAGCAGGCATTATTGGACTTGGGAAAGTGGGAACCAAAGTCGCCGCACGTTTACAAGCAGCCGATTTTAAAACCATCACTTATGACCCTCTCAAAGCAGAACGTGAACCCGATGCTTTTCAAAGTTGCAGTTTGGAGGAATTGTACCAAGTGGATCTGCTATGTATCCACGCCGAATTACATAATACTCATCCCTATCCTAGTACTAATTTAATTAATCAGAATTTTCTCAATCAATTAAAATCAGGTTGCGTTATTATTAATGCGGCACGAGGCGGAATTGTTAATGAGGAAGAACTTCTCCATTCTACAAAACCATTTATTTATTGCACTGATGTATACCTTAATGAACCGAAGATTGACAAACGAATTATCGATAAATCGACTATCTGTACACCCCATATTGCAGGCCATAGCCTGGAGGCGAAATATGCTGCAGTTGCAATGGTTAGTTCGGCTTTGCACCACATCGCGGGGTTAACTCTACCACAATTTGCAGTCCCTTCTTTGCCTCAAATTTTAAGCTTTAAAAAAGACAAACCATGGTATGACACGATTTTAAAAATTTACAACCCTCTTAACGAAACATTAGCCTTAAAACAAGCTGCGGACAAAAATAGTACATTCTTAAACGTACGTACCAATCACCAAACACGCCATGATTTTTCTCAATACTTTGCTGACTCAATTTTGGATTATAAAACCAAATTATTACTTGATATATAA
- a CDS encoding UDP-N-acetylmuramoyl-L-alanyl-D-glutamate--2,6-diaminopimelate ligase codes for MKLSHLLKPWMHHIKSDCIVTGLENDSRRIKPGDLFIAYAGAAADGRFFINKAVSAGAVAIAYDPSHFPKDAILPQSVPCIPVPELATQLAAIAKQFYDSPGSSLNITGVTGTNGKTTIAYQLAQAHHLLGQEAAYIGTIGQGNVDKLQLLDNTTPDSLCLQKLLHQYKNQGIRQVCMEVSSHALAQHRVDAIEFKQAIFTNLTLDHLDYHLTMENYAAAKAMLFARESLDCAIINQDDTYQRIMAAAVKPHAKKLTYGIHQNCDVKVVDWSMDIKGTEIEVHSPWGQHLLRIKALGQFNIYNSLAIFSSLLASDYHPSKVVDVMTQLKAAPGRMEIISHAPYVLVDYAHTPDALENALLTLNQLKKGRLWVVFGCGGDRDKSKRPVMGGVASKLADQIIITSDNPRTEDPQIIVNEIAQGITKSSNVIKLVDREEAIAYALNEADENDVILIAGKGHEAYQQIGSVKHAFSDQDVVKKLIQK; via the coding sequence ATGAAACTTTCACATTTATTAAAACCTTGGATGCATCACATAAAATCAGATTGTATTGTTACCGGTCTGGAAAATGACAGCCGTCGCATTAAACCAGGAGACCTGTTTATAGCTTATGCGGGTGCAGCAGCGGATGGCCGGTTTTTTATAAACAAAGCCGTTTCTGCTGGGGCTGTTGCAATTGCTTATGATCCCTCTCATTTTCCCAAGGATGCTATATTACCCCAATCAGTTCCTTGTATTCCTGTTCCAGAGTTAGCGACCCAGCTGGCCGCAATTGCCAAACAGTTTTATGATAGTCCTGGCAGTTCTTTAAATATAACCGGTGTAACTGGTACCAACGGCAAAACTACAATTGCATATCAATTAGCTCAAGCCCATCATTTATTAGGACAAGAAGCAGCTTATATTGGTACGATTGGACAAGGAAATGTTGATAAACTTCAATTATTGGATAATACCACCCCTGATTCCCTGTGTTTACAGAAGTTATTACATCAGTATAAGAATCAAGGTATCAGACAAGTGTGTATGGAGGTATCTTCACATGCCCTTGCGCAACATCGAGTTGATGCTATTGAATTTAAGCAAGCTATATTCACCAATCTAACACTGGATCACCTAGATTATCATTTAACTATGGAAAATTATGCGGCCGCAAAAGCAATGTTGTTTGCCCGAGAATCATTGGATTGTGCGATCATTAACCAAGATGATACTTATCAAAGAATCATGGCAGCAGCAGTTAAGCCTCATGCAAAGAAATTAACCTATGGAATACACCAGAATTGTGATGTAAAAGTCGTAGATTGGTCTATGGATATAAAGGGCACCGAAATAGAAGTGCACTCACCATGGGGACAACATCTATTAAGAATAAAAGCTCTTGGACAATTTAATATTTATAATAGCCTGGCTATATTTAGTAGTTTATTGGCTTCTGATTATCACCCTAGTAAGGTTGTAGATGTGATGACACAATTAAAGGCAGCTCCTGGACGAATGGAAATTATTTCCCATGCACCCTATGTGCTGGTTGATTATGCCCATACCCCCGACGCTTTGGAAAATGCGCTACTCACGTTAAATCAATTGAAAAAAGGGCGTTTGTGGGTGGTATTTGGTTGTGGTGGTGACCGAGATAAAAGTAAGAGACCGGTAATGGGCGGGGTTGCAAGTAAGCTTGCTGATCAAATCATAATTACTAGTGATAATCCACGTACTGAAGATCCACAAATCATTGTTAATGAGATAGCACAAGGTATTACAAAATCCTCCAATGTCATTAAACTGGTTGATCGTGAAGAAGCAATTGCTTATGCATTAAACGAGGCCGATGAAAATGATGTAATTTTAATTGCAGGCAAGGGGCATGAGGCCTATCAACAGATTGGTTCGGTAAAACATGCTTTTTCCGATCAAGATGTGGTAAAAAAATTGATTCAGAAATAA